In a single window of the Zea mays cultivar B73 chromosome 5, Zm-B73-REFERENCE-NAM-5.0, whole genome shotgun sequence genome:
- the LOC100273340 gene encoding glycine cleavage system H protein 2, mitochondrial-like isoform X1: protein MAMAAASSRLFWASRAAAYLRISTFPRAFATVLKDLKYADTHEWVKVEGDSATVGITDHAQDHLGDVVFVELPEVGISVSQGKNFGAVESVKATSDINSPVSGEVVEVNEKLSEEPGLVNASPYEKGWIIKVKLSNSGDLNSLMDDDKYSKFCEEEDNH from the exons ATGGCCatggccgccgcctcctcccggCTGTTCTGGGCGTCCCGCGCCGCCGCCTACCTCAGGATCTCCACCTTCCCCAGGGCCTTCGCCACCG TGCTGAAGGATCTGAAGTATGCTGACACTCATGAATGGGTGAAAGTTGAGGGTGATTCAGCAACCGTGGGGATTACTGACCATGCCCAG GATCATTTGGGTGATGTTGTTTTTGTGGAGCTACCAGAAGTTGGCATCAGTGTATCCCAGGGAAAGAACTTTGGTGCTGTTGAGAGTGTGAAGGCAACCAGCGATATCAATTCACCAGTGTCTGGAGAGGTGGTTGAAGTGAACGAGAAACTAAGTGAGGAGCCTGGATTG GTTAATGCAAGTCCATATGAGAAGGGATGGATTATCAAGGTCAAGCTCAGCAATTCAGGTGACCTCAATTCGCTCATGGATGATGATAAGTACTCGAAATTCTGTGAAGAAGAAGACAACCATTGA
- the LOC100281976 gene encoding splicing factor, arginine/serine-rich 12, translated as MGGGEGKSKKRRSSTSSADEEGGERKRRDKKESKRRSRDDREDDDDRHKKKGKHIDRNKGKERDSKDRHSKEKTSKRKDKDAAFKEISKDDYFAKNNEFATWLKEEKGKYFSDLSSESARDLFLKFVKQWNKGKLPSQYYEGITSGPRSAHNWNIKA; from the exons ATGGGCGGCGGCGAGGGCAAGTCCAAGAAACGCCGCTCTTCTACCTCCTCAG CGGATGAAGAAGGGGGGGAACGGAAGAGGCGGGACAAGAAGGAGAGCAAGAGGAGGAGCCGAGACGACAGGGAGGATGACGAtgacagacacaagaagaaggggAAACACATCGACAGGAACAAAGGAAAAG AGAGAGATTCGAAGGATAGGCATTCCAAGGAGAAGACGAGCAAGAGAAAAGACAAGGACGCT GCCTTCAAAGAAATATCCAAGGATGACTACTTTGCAAAGAACAACGAGTTCGCTACCTGGTTGAAGGAGGAAAAGGGCAAATATTTCTCAGATTTGTCTTCAGAGTCTGCTCGTGATCTTTTCTTGAAGTTTGTGAAACAATGGAACAAAGGCAAGCTGCCATCACAATACTATGAGGGGATTACGAGTGGCCCACGATCAGCGCACAATTGGAACATCAAAGCATGA